The DNA sequence GCGCGTCCGCCACCAATTTTCCAAGGAAAGTCGGGTCACGTAGGCTTGCGTTGAAGTCGGGATCATTGACCAACTGCAGTTGGTCCACCACCAGGAGCGCCAGGTCCCGCCCTCGAAGAACCTCAGTTTCGGCGCGGACCCATGCCTCCTCAACTCGGTTCGGCGAAATCTCCGCCAAGGGAACCGCGCTGGCATCGGTTGGCTGAAGGACGATCAGGCCATCGGCCCGCCAAGCCGGCTGCCTGTTCTGTGCCAAGGCCACGCCTCCGATGACACCAACCAGACCGATCGCCAGAACGATCCATTTCCGTTTCCAGACCAAGGCCAGTAGTTCGGTGACATTCAATGTTCCATCAGCGCGCAGCATGTCGAGCCTTCAGCATTTCGGGCGGGAAAACGGGAGTTCCATCTACTTTTCAAGCGGCAACGTGAAGCAACTTATAGGTGTGAAAGGCATTGTCCCAGACCTTGCGCATGCCGGCGTAGACTTGGTCAGGGGTAATTTCCATGCCGCGCGCCCTGCAATCCGCGCTCATGACGGCCAAGCGGTCGACGTCCATCGCTTCGATCATCGCCTCGCTCAATCGATCACTGTCGTCGGGTGGAACCAGCCAGCCTGTCCGGCCTTGGTCGATCAAATCCAAACTGCCGCCCTGGTTCGTCGCGATGACGGGCCTTCCGTGCTGGAATGCCTCCAGCGTGACGCGGCCGAACGGTTCCGACCACAAAGATGGCACCACGAGAATATGGCAGCGGGCGAAAAGCTCCGCTGGGGGCAATTGGCCAAGGAACTCCACCGGCCGGCCGGTGGCGAGATCACCTAGCTTGGCCATGTATTCGGCATCGCCCGATCCGGCGATCAGCACCCGCGCACCCGCCGGCAGCCGAGCCGATGCCGCGATCAAGGTCTCAACTCCCTTGACCAATTCGATGCGGCCGAGGAAGCCGAAGGTCACGGGTGTCGACGGCAGGGGAGGGGGCACCGGTGGAGGAGCCACCGGCGAATGGATGACGGTCACATCCGAGTGCTTGAACAGCCCAGCCTGCTTCAGTTTGCTCGCGAGGTCAGTCCCGACGGCGACCGCCCCATGGGCTTTTGCCGTGTGCCGGACGCGAGGACCTAGAAACACGCCACACGATCCGCAAGCGGACTGACAAACCGCGCCTTTGTGGTACATCGTCGCGCGGGGACAGATCAGGTACGGATCGTGGCATACGACGACACTAGGAGCCCGCCGAGCCGCCACGGAGATCACTCGTGGAGAGAAGCCTTTGAGATTGTGCAGCGAGATCAGGTCTGGCCGAATGCGGTCGAGCAAGGTCGCCACACGCTTCGCCATTACCGGATTGTCGGAGTCGAGCGCCGTGAAAATGGGTTTGAGGAGCTTGGGTGGACCCCCGAAACGCCACGGCCAGCAGACATTCCATAGCGGCAGGAAATGAACGATCAGCCGGTCACGTTGCTCCCTGTGATAACCGCCATCGGGACAAAGCGTGATCAACTCCACCTCGCCTCCCGCGTCGAGGTGGGCGCGCGCGATCGTCGCCACCGACCGTTCAGCCCCACCATTGGCATAAGGCGGGAACTGGCCATGGATCATGGCGAGTTTCATGAGCGCGCCCCCGAACTCTCACCGTCCCAGGCGTGTGTCGCCACCGCCTCCTTCGATGCGAGGATTTGACGACTCAGGATCACGTGT is a window from the Skermanella sp. TT6 genome containing:
- a CDS encoding glycosyltransferase, with product MKLAMIHGQFPPYANGGAERSVATIARAHLDAGGEVELITLCPDGGYHREQRDRLIVHFLPLWNVCWPWRFGGPPKLLKPIFTALDSDNPVMAKRVATLLDRIRPDLISLHNLKGFSPRVISVAARRAPSVVVCHDPYLICPRATMYHKGAVCQSACGSCGVFLGPRVRHTAKAHGAVAVGTDLASKLKQAGLFKHSDVTVIHSPVAPPPVPPPLPSTPVTFGFLGRIELVKGVETLIAASARLPAGARVLIAGSGDAEYMAKLGDLATGRPVEFLGQLPPAELFARCHILVVPSLWSEPFGRVTLEAFQHGRPVIATNQGGSLDLIDQGRTGWLVPPDDSDRLSEAMIEAMDVDRLAVMSADCRARGMEITPDQVYAGMRKVWDNAFHTYKLLHVAA